A portion of the Sandaracinobacteroides saxicola genome contains these proteins:
- a CDS encoding Ppx/GppA phosphatase family protein produces the protein MATIREDQDGTTVDILNSAIPAPSPGPPQGLHAPRRAARGLYGALDLGTNNCRLLIARPAQDSGGHESFQVIDAFSRIVRLGEGLMANGALSDAAMDRAVAALAVCAEKLARRGVGHVRSVATEACRRATNAAHFVARVYAETGLALDVISPREEARLAVLGCQTLIDPTARRALVFDIGGGSTEVVLVKRRDDGFTTQGWVSVPWGVVSLAETELHDAGDAPARTAAYARMKARVASHLGGLSRQMRRDVQLLGASGTVTTLASLNMGLPHYDRRQVDGAWADPAAMRALAARLAALSPAERAAVPGIGADRADLVVAGAAILEAVMDSSPHSPLRVADRGLREGILRAMMARP, from the coding sequence ATGGCAACCATCCGTGAAGACCAAGACGGAACAACGGTGGACATTCTCAACAGCGCGATCCCCGCGCCCTCTCCCGGCCCCCCCCAGGGCCTCCATGCCCCCCGCCGCGCCGCTCGCGGCCTTTATGGCGCGCTCGACCTCGGCACCAACAACTGCCGCCTCCTCATCGCCCGCCCGGCGCAGGACAGTGGCGGCCACGAAAGCTTCCAGGTGATCGACGCCTTCAGCCGCATCGTCCGCCTGGGAGAGGGGCTGATGGCCAACGGCGCCCTGTCCGATGCCGCGATGGACCGCGCCGTCGCCGCGCTCGCCGTCTGCGCCGAAAAACTCGCCCGCCGCGGCGTCGGCCATGTCCGCTCCGTCGCGACGGAGGCCTGCCGCCGCGCCACCAACGCCGCCCACTTCGTCGCCCGCGTCTATGCCGAAACCGGCCTCGCGCTCGATGTCATCTCCCCGCGGGAGGAAGCCCGCCTCGCCGTCCTCGGCTGCCAGACCCTGATCGACCCCACCGCCCGCCGCGCGCTGGTGTTCGACATCGGCGGCGGCTCCACCGAGGTCGTGCTGGTGAAACGGCGGGACGATGGCTTCACCACCCAGGGCTGGGTCAGCGTCCCCTGGGGCGTCGTCTCGCTCGCCGAAACCGAGCTGCACGACGCCGGAGACGCCCCCGCCCGCACCGCCGCCTATGCCCGCATGAAGGCCCGCGTCGCCTCGCACCTCGGCGGCCTCTCCCGCCAGATGCGCCGCGACGTGCAGCTGCTCGGCGCGTCCGGCACCGTCACCACGCTGGCCAGCCTCAACATGGGCCTGCCGCATTACGATCGCCGCCAGGTCGATGGCGCCTGGGCCGATCCCGCCGCCATGCGCGCGCTCGCCGCCCGCCTCGCCGCCCTCTCACCCGCCGAACGCGCCGCCGTCCCCGGCATCGGCGCCGACCGCGCTGACCTCGTCGTCGCCGGCGCCGCCATCCTGGAGGCCGTGATGGACAGCAGCCCGCACTCCCCCCTGCGCGTCGCCGACCGCGGCCTTCGCGAAGGCATCCTGCGCGCCATGATGGCCCGGCCATGA